From one Sesamum indicum cultivar Zhongzhi No. 13 linkage group LG13, S_indicum_v1.0, whole genome shotgun sequence genomic stretch:
- the LOC105176058 gene encoding protein arv1-like — translation MQKMDSCGTTSKERGTTDFRCVQCGFPMKTLYIQYSPGNIRLMKCGNCKAVADEYIECEVMILIIDLILHKPKAYRHLFYNMFSKETVNFESVLWKSVLAYLLLDISTLDRMWVLRTNEKEWPSRASVASLLLEFGKMLAGVILGNLIFLCVVFQATRKFLRASTGFYGCFMHSVAFISRIGRDLLKAASFDLKTFATRITHQLVNIHVFSSVTWWKQIVLVVLVSSYFKIFLMAMMVWEFPSSVIFIIDIFVISSNIVALKVITNSVMMRCLAVCAIAHGLKFLASQNKAFVLQN, via the exons atgcaaaaaatggATAGCTGTGGTACTACTAGCAAAGAGCGAGGCACCACTGACTTCCGATGCGTGCAGTGTGGATTCCCTATGAAGACACTCTACATTCAGTATTCTCCAGGAAATATTCGCCTCATGAAATGC ggAAACTGCAAAGCTGTTGCTGATGAGTACATTGAGTGTGAAGTAATG atcctcataattgatttgataCTGCACAAGCCCAAAGCATACAGACATTTATTCTACAATATGTTCAGTAAAGAGACTGTCAATTTTGAG AGCGTGTTGTGGAAATCAGTTTTGGCTTACCTTCTGTTGGATATCT CTACCCTAGACAGAATGTGGGTGTTGAGAACAAATGAAAAGGAATGGCCTTCCCGTGCAAGCGTTGCTTCTTTGTTACTGGAATTTGGAAAG ATGCTGGCTGGTGTTATCTTGGGGAACCTCATCTTTCTTTGTGTTGTATTTCAAGCCACCAGGAAGTTTCTGAGGGCATCAACTGGATTTTATGG CTGCTTCATGCATTCTGTGGCTTTTATTTCTCGAATTGGGAGAGATTTGCTGAAGGCAGCAAGTTTCGACTTGAAAACGTTCGCTACAAGGATAACTCACCAATTAGTCAACATTCATGTCTTCAGTTCGGTAACATG GTGGAAACAGATAGTTCTTGTAGTCCTTGTTTCAAGTTACTTCAAGATCTTTCTCATGGCCATGATG GTCTGGGAATTTCCTTCCTCTGTGATCTTCATCATTGACATTTTTGTCATATCATCCAATATTGTGGCTTTAAAAG TGATTACCAACTCAGTGATGATGAGATGCTTGGCAGTTTGTGCCATAGCACATGGTTTGAAGTTTTTAGCCAGTCAAAACAAAGCGTTTGTTCTCCAAAACTAA
- the LOC105176059 gene encoding ultraviolet-B receptor UVR8 isoform X2: MIVFRSRACMKNLARLSNLVNRKEGLAFGSSFRRRASVESGRSEGFAEELSNGKQFAALWGNGDFGRLGLGNLESQWRPKPIFPSAFDDQSLQEVACGGAHTLFLTETGDVYATGLNDFGQLGISDSQNYTTEPHRVSRIPKKIIKIAAGYHHSAAITVDGELYVWGKNANGQLGLGKKAEKIIPLPRKVECLDGVAIKMVSLGFEHSIAVTDNGEALSWGGGESGRLGHGHESSILGFQKSGSEYTPRLIKGFEGVKVKSVSAGMMHSACICENGSVYFFGERELGKWGFGKAKSVTTPAAISALPFSEEVACGGYHTCVISTDGGELYTWGSNENGCLGIGGTDINDSPERVEGPFSRQPVSKVSCGWKHTAAISGGDVYTWGWGGSNGTFKEDGHSPGGQLGQGDDIDYTEPMLLDFNKSLKALQISCGFNHTAAIFQCI; encoded by the exons atgaTAGTGTTCAGAAGTCGTGCTTGCATGAAAAATCTCGCTCGGTTGTCAAATTTGGTGAACAGGAAAGAAGGATTAGCCTTCGGTTCAAGTTTTAGAAGACGGGCTTCCGTTGAAAGTGGCAGGAGCGAAGGTTTTGCTGAAGAATTGAGTAATGGGAAGCAGTTCGCGGCTCTGTGGGGGAATGGAGATTTTGGCAGGCTGGGATTAGGCAATTTGGAATCGCAGTGGAGGCCTAAGCCTATTTTTCCATCTGCTTTTGATGATCAGAGTTTGCAGGAGGTCGCTTGCGGGGGTGCTCACACTCTTTTTCTAACTG AAACTGGAGATGTATATGCTACTGGTCTCAATGACTTCGGACAGCTAGGAATATCAGATTCTCAAAATTATACAACT GAGCCTCACAGGGTTTCACGTATTCCTAAAAAGATTATCAAAATTGCAGCTGGTTACCATCATTCTGCTGCTATTACGG TTGATGGAGAACTCTATGTATgggggaaaaatgcaaatggACAGCTTGGCCTTGGAAAAA AGGCAGAAAAGATCATTCCTCTTCCCCGTAAAGTTGAATGCTTGGATGGAGTTGCCATTAAAATGGTATCTTTAGGATTTGAACACTCAATTGCTGTTACAG ATAACGGCGAAGCTTTGAGTTGGGGAGGAGGTGAGTCTGGACGACTTGGTCATGGACATGAATCAAGCATTTTGGGATTTCAAAAAAGTGGCAG TGAGTATACACCACGGCTAATCAAGGGGTTTGAGGGAGTCAAG GTCAAAAGTGTTTCTGCTGGAATGATGCATTCTGCCTGCATTTGTG AAAATGGTTCCGTGTATTTCTTTGGAGAAAGAGAATTAGGAAAATGG GGTTTTGGCAAAGCAAAGAGTGTGACAACTCCAGCTGCAATTAGTGCACTCCCATTTTCAGAAGAGGTGGCCTGTGGCGGTTACCACACCTGTGTTATTTCAA CAGACGGTGGAGAACTGTACACATGGGGCTCCAATGAGAATGGTTGTCTTGGTATCGG CGGCACAGATATCAATGATTCACCTGAAAGAGTTGAAGGTCCATTCTCTAGGCAGCCTGTTAGCAAG GTATCCTGTGGTTGGAAGCATACAGCAGCAATTTCTG GAGGCGATGTTTACACGTGGGGCTGGGGTGGTTCAAATGGAACATTTAAAGAAGACGGGCATTCACCAGGCGGACAATTG GGTCAAGGTGACGATATTGACTACACTGAACCAATGTTGCTTGACTTTAACAAGAGCCTTAAAGCATTACAAATATCTTGTGGATTTAATCATACAGCTGCCATATTCCAATGTATCTGA
- the LOC105176059 gene encoding ultraviolet-B receptor UVR8 isoform X4 — protein MIVFRSRACMKNLARLSNLVNRKEGLAFGSSFRRRASVESGRSEGFAEELSNGKQFAALWGNGDFGRLGLGNLESQWRPKPIFPSAFDDQSLQEVACGGAHTLFLTETGDVYATGLNDFGQLGISDSQNYTTEPHRVSRIPKKIIKIAAGYHHSAAITVDGELYVWGKNANGQLGLGKKAEKIIPLPRKVECLDGVAIKMVSLGFEHSIAVTDNGEALSWGGGESGRLGHGHESSILGFQKSGSEYTPRLIKGFEGVKVKSVSAGMMHSACICENGSVYFFGERELGKWGFGKAKSVTTPAAISALPFSEEVACGGYHTCVISNGGELYTWGSNENGCLGIGGTDINDSPERVEGPFSRQPVSKVSCGWKHTAAISGGDVYTWGWGGSNGTFKEDGHSPGGQLGQGDDIDYTEPMLLDFNKSLKALQISCGFNHTAAIFQCI, from the exons atgaTAGTGTTCAGAAGTCGTGCTTGCATGAAAAATCTCGCTCGGTTGTCAAATTTGGTGAACAGGAAAGAAGGATTAGCCTTCGGTTCAAGTTTTAGAAGACGGGCTTCCGTTGAAAGTGGCAGGAGCGAAGGTTTTGCTGAAGAATTGAGTAATGGGAAGCAGTTCGCGGCTCTGTGGGGGAATGGAGATTTTGGCAGGCTGGGATTAGGCAATTTGGAATCGCAGTGGAGGCCTAAGCCTATTTTTCCATCTGCTTTTGATGATCAGAGTTTGCAGGAGGTCGCTTGCGGGGGTGCTCACACTCTTTTTCTAACTG AAACTGGAGATGTATATGCTACTGGTCTCAATGACTTCGGACAGCTAGGAATATCAGATTCTCAAAATTATACAACT GAGCCTCACAGGGTTTCACGTATTCCTAAAAAGATTATCAAAATTGCAGCTGGTTACCATCATTCTGCTGCTATTACGG TTGATGGAGAACTCTATGTATgggggaaaaatgcaaatggACAGCTTGGCCTTGGAAAAA AGGCAGAAAAGATCATTCCTCTTCCCCGTAAAGTTGAATGCTTGGATGGAGTTGCCATTAAAATGGTATCTTTAGGATTTGAACACTCAATTGCTGTTACAG ATAACGGCGAAGCTTTGAGTTGGGGAGGAGGTGAGTCTGGACGACTTGGTCATGGACATGAATCAAGCATTTTGGGATTTCAAAAAAGTGGCAG TGAGTATACACCACGGCTAATCAAGGGGTTTGAGGGAGTCAAG GTCAAAAGTGTTTCTGCTGGAATGATGCATTCTGCCTGCATTTGTG AAAATGGTTCCGTGTATTTCTTTGGAGAAAGAGAATTAGGAAAATGG GGTTTTGGCAAAGCAAAGAGTGTGACAACTCCAGCTGCAATTAGTGCACTCCCATTTTCAGAAGAGGTGGCCTGTGGCGGTTACCACACCTGTGTTATTTCAA ACGGTGGAGAACTGTACACATGGGGCTCCAATGAGAATGGTTGTCTTGGTATCGG CGGCACAGATATCAATGATTCACCTGAAAGAGTTGAAGGTCCATTCTCTAGGCAGCCTGTTAGCAAG GTATCCTGTGGTTGGAAGCATACAGCAGCAATTTCTG GAGGCGATGTTTACACGTGGGGCTGGGGTGGTTCAAATGGAACATTTAAAGAAGACGGGCATTCACCAGGCGGACAATTG GGTCAAGGTGACGATATTGACTACACTGAACCAATGTTGCTTGACTTTAACAAGAGCCTTAAAGCATTACAAATATCTTGTGGATTTAATCATACAGCTGCCATATTCCAATGTATCTGA
- the LOC105176059 gene encoding ultraviolet-B receptor UVR8 isoform X1, which translates to MIVFRSRACMKNLARLSNLVNRKEGLAFGSSFRRRASVESGRSEGFAEELSNGKQFAALWGNGDFGRLGLGNLESQWRPKPIFPSAFDDQSLQEVACGGAHTLFLTETGDVYATGLNDFGQLGISDSQNYTTEPHRVSRIPKKIIKIAAGYHHSAAITVDGELYVWGKNANGQLGLGKKAEKIIPLPRKVECLDGVAIKMVSLGFEHSIAVTDNGEALSWGGGESGRLGHGHESSILGFQKSGSEYTPRLIKGFEGVKVKSVSAGMMHSACICENGSVYFFGERELGKWGFGKAKSVTTPAAISALPFSEEVACGGYHTCVISTDGGELYTWGSNENGCLGIGGTDINDSPERVEGPFSRQPVSKVSCGWKHTAAISGGDVYTWGWGGSNGTFKEDGHSPGGQLVYENLQTCECVLNNMRSVTAISPYILLQIKSFEYSLVNKF; encoded by the exons atgaTAGTGTTCAGAAGTCGTGCTTGCATGAAAAATCTCGCTCGGTTGTCAAATTTGGTGAACAGGAAAGAAGGATTAGCCTTCGGTTCAAGTTTTAGAAGACGGGCTTCCGTTGAAAGTGGCAGGAGCGAAGGTTTTGCTGAAGAATTGAGTAATGGGAAGCAGTTCGCGGCTCTGTGGGGGAATGGAGATTTTGGCAGGCTGGGATTAGGCAATTTGGAATCGCAGTGGAGGCCTAAGCCTATTTTTCCATCTGCTTTTGATGATCAGAGTTTGCAGGAGGTCGCTTGCGGGGGTGCTCACACTCTTTTTCTAACTG AAACTGGAGATGTATATGCTACTGGTCTCAATGACTTCGGACAGCTAGGAATATCAGATTCTCAAAATTATACAACT GAGCCTCACAGGGTTTCACGTATTCCTAAAAAGATTATCAAAATTGCAGCTGGTTACCATCATTCTGCTGCTATTACGG TTGATGGAGAACTCTATGTATgggggaaaaatgcaaatggACAGCTTGGCCTTGGAAAAA AGGCAGAAAAGATCATTCCTCTTCCCCGTAAAGTTGAATGCTTGGATGGAGTTGCCATTAAAATGGTATCTTTAGGATTTGAACACTCAATTGCTGTTACAG ATAACGGCGAAGCTTTGAGTTGGGGAGGAGGTGAGTCTGGACGACTTGGTCATGGACATGAATCAAGCATTTTGGGATTTCAAAAAAGTGGCAG TGAGTATACACCACGGCTAATCAAGGGGTTTGAGGGAGTCAAG GTCAAAAGTGTTTCTGCTGGAATGATGCATTCTGCCTGCATTTGTG AAAATGGTTCCGTGTATTTCTTTGGAGAAAGAGAATTAGGAAAATGG GGTTTTGGCAAAGCAAAGAGTGTGACAACTCCAGCTGCAATTAGTGCACTCCCATTTTCAGAAGAGGTGGCCTGTGGCGGTTACCACACCTGTGTTATTTCAA CAGACGGTGGAGAACTGTACACATGGGGCTCCAATGAGAATGGTTGTCTTGGTATCGG CGGCACAGATATCAATGATTCACCTGAAAGAGTTGAAGGTCCATTCTCTAGGCAGCCTGTTAGCAAG GTATCCTGTGGTTGGAAGCATACAGCAGCAATTTCTG GAGGCGATGTTTACACGTGGGGCTGGGGTGGTTCAAATGGAACATTTAAAGAAGACGGGCATTCACCAGGCGGACAATTG GTTTATGAAAATCTGCAAACGTGTGAATGCGTTCTCAACAATATGAGGTCAGTAACTGCTATTTCTCCATATATACTCCTCCAGATTAAATCATTCGAATATAGTTTAGTGAATAAATTCTGA
- the LOC105176059 gene encoding ultraviolet-B receptor UVR8 isoform X3 — MIVFRSRACMKNLARLSNLVNRKEGLAFGSSFRRRASVESGRSEGFAEELSNGKQFAALWGNGDFGRLGLGNLESQWRPKPIFPSAFDDQSLQEVACGGAHTLFLTETGDVYATGLNDFGQLGISDSQNYTTEPHRVSRIPKKIIKIAAGYHHSAAITVDGELYVWGKNANGQLGLGKKAEKIIPLPRKVECLDGVAIKMVSLGFEHSIAVTDNGEALSWGGGESGRLGHGHESSILGFQKSGSEYTPRLIKGFEGVKVKSVSAGMMHSACICENGSVYFFGERELGKWGFGKAKSVTTPAAISALPFSEEVACGGYHTCVISNGGELYTWGSNENGCLGIGGTDINDSPERVEGPFSRQPVSKVSCGWKHTAAISGGDVYTWGWGGSNGTFKEDGHSPGGQLVYENLQTCECVLNNMRSVTAISPYILLQIKSFEYSLVNKF; from the exons atgaTAGTGTTCAGAAGTCGTGCTTGCATGAAAAATCTCGCTCGGTTGTCAAATTTGGTGAACAGGAAAGAAGGATTAGCCTTCGGTTCAAGTTTTAGAAGACGGGCTTCCGTTGAAAGTGGCAGGAGCGAAGGTTTTGCTGAAGAATTGAGTAATGGGAAGCAGTTCGCGGCTCTGTGGGGGAATGGAGATTTTGGCAGGCTGGGATTAGGCAATTTGGAATCGCAGTGGAGGCCTAAGCCTATTTTTCCATCTGCTTTTGATGATCAGAGTTTGCAGGAGGTCGCTTGCGGGGGTGCTCACACTCTTTTTCTAACTG AAACTGGAGATGTATATGCTACTGGTCTCAATGACTTCGGACAGCTAGGAATATCAGATTCTCAAAATTATACAACT GAGCCTCACAGGGTTTCACGTATTCCTAAAAAGATTATCAAAATTGCAGCTGGTTACCATCATTCTGCTGCTATTACGG TTGATGGAGAACTCTATGTATgggggaaaaatgcaaatggACAGCTTGGCCTTGGAAAAA AGGCAGAAAAGATCATTCCTCTTCCCCGTAAAGTTGAATGCTTGGATGGAGTTGCCATTAAAATGGTATCTTTAGGATTTGAACACTCAATTGCTGTTACAG ATAACGGCGAAGCTTTGAGTTGGGGAGGAGGTGAGTCTGGACGACTTGGTCATGGACATGAATCAAGCATTTTGGGATTTCAAAAAAGTGGCAG TGAGTATACACCACGGCTAATCAAGGGGTTTGAGGGAGTCAAG GTCAAAAGTGTTTCTGCTGGAATGATGCATTCTGCCTGCATTTGTG AAAATGGTTCCGTGTATTTCTTTGGAGAAAGAGAATTAGGAAAATGG GGTTTTGGCAAAGCAAAGAGTGTGACAACTCCAGCTGCAATTAGTGCACTCCCATTTTCAGAAGAGGTGGCCTGTGGCGGTTACCACACCTGTGTTATTTCAA ACGGTGGAGAACTGTACACATGGGGCTCCAATGAGAATGGTTGTCTTGGTATCGG CGGCACAGATATCAATGATTCACCTGAAAGAGTTGAAGGTCCATTCTCTAGGCAGCCTGTTAGCAAG GTATCCTGTGGTTGGAAGCATACAGCAGCAATTTCTG GAGGCGATGTTTACACGTGGGGCTGGGGTGGTTCAAATGGAACATTTAAAGAAGACGGGCATTCACCAGGCGGACAATTG GTTTATGAAAATCTGCAAACGTGTGAATGCGTTCTCAACAATATGAGGTCAGTAACTGCTATTTCTCCATATATACTCCTCCAGATTAAATCATTCGAATATAGTTTAGTGAATAAATTCTGA
- the LOC105176081 gene encoding transcription factor MYB114-like yields MKNNMSDGVRKGTWTPEEDALLKKCIENYGEGKWHLVPIRARLNRCRKSCRLRWLNYLKPDINKGRFTKDEVDLIIRLHKLLGNRWSLIAGRLPGRTGNDVKNFWNSHINKTGRAEVEKTITSTNILRPRPRIPSNLQVPWPRETRKTVPQSNNLVPTTDGAPENKQHPSTKVDECIRWWSNLLEMTNMETVVVDDIEKQTGETSTVLHDLAVPSPKVMDESGDMNVDVDLGELMRFCDEW; encoded by the exons ATGAAGAACAATATGTCCGATGGAGTGAGGAAAGGTACTTGGACCCCTGAAGAAGATGCCCTCTTGAAGAAATGCATTGAGAACTACGGAGAAGGGAAGTGGCATCTCGTCCCTATAAGAGCAA GACTGAACAGATGCAGGAAGAGTTGCAGGTTGAGATGGTTGAATTATCTCAAGCCAGATATTAACAAAGGTCGATTTACAAAAGATGAAGTTGATCTCATTATCAGGCTTCATAAGCTATTAGGCAACAG ATGGTCGTTGATAGCTGGTAGACTTCCGGGAAGAACAGGAAACGACGTGAAGAACTTCTGGAACAGCCACATTAATAAAACGGGGAGGGCCGAAGTCGAGAAAACCATTACCTCTACCAACATCTTAAGACCCCGACCTCGGATTCCTTCCAATCTGCAAGTGCCATGGCCCagggaaacaagaaaaacagtACCTCAATCCAATAATCTTGTCCCGACAACTGATGGAGCTCCTGAAAACAAGCAACATCCATCGACCAAAGTTGATGAATGCATAAGGTGGTGGAGCAACTTGCTTGAAATGACCAATATGGAAACTGTGGTGGTTGACGATATCGAGAAACAAACAGGGGAGACGTCGACGGTTCTGCATGATCTTGCAGTGCCGTCGCCGAAGGTGATGGATGAGTCTGGTGATATGAACGTCGATGTGGATCTCGGGGAACTTATGCGCTTTTGCGACGAATGGTAA